In Candidatus Eisenbacteria bacterium, a single genomic region encodes these proteins:
- a CDS encoding response regulator transcription factor: MIRALVADDHAVVRRGITEVLHEASDIAVHGEARSGQEALDKVRGGEWDVVVLDLNLPDRNGLDVLRDVKRERPRLPVLILTICSEDQFAVRALRAGAAGYLTKESAPEELVHAVHKVVAGGRYVSPRLAERLAFMMDPDSDQPPHEQLSDREDQVFRSLATGRT, from the coding sequence ATGATCCGCGCGCTCGTGGCGGACGATCACGCCGTGGTTCGCCGCGGCATCACCGAAGTGCTTCACGAGGCGAGCGACATCGCGGTTCACGGAGAGGCGAGGAGCGGCCAGGAGGCGCTCGACAAGGTTCGTGGCGGCGAGTGGGACGTGGTCGTCCTCGACCTGAACCTGCCGGACCGGAACGGGCTCGACGTCCTGCGCGACGTGAAGCGGGAGCGCCCGAGGCTCCCGGTCCTGATCCTCACGATCTGCTCCGAGGACCAGTTCGCGGTTCGCGCGCTGCGCGCCGGCGCCGCGGGCTACCTCACGAAGGAGAGCGCGCCGGAGGAGCTGGTGCACGCCGTCCACAAGGTGGTCGCCGGCGGACGTTACGTGAGCCCCCGCCTCGCCGAGCGGCTCGCGTTCATGATGGATCCCGACTCGGATCAGCCGCCGCACGAGCAGCTGTCCGACCGGGAGGATCAGGTGTTCCGCAGCCTCGCCACGGGCAGGACG